TCCTCGTCCTTTAGTATATGTGTAAAGTAGTGGCATCTTCCATCTACTATGTGTTTTTGAAATAACTGCTCTTGGGTTAGCCTCGCACTAGTGATATCTTGTTTAAAAATATTGATTTTATCTTCGGTGGTCATTGGACTTCTATGTGAACAGTATTTTTTTTCAGCTTTTTCTCGCCCTTAGCAGCTCAATTTTTCTCAACTTCAGCGACTTAATTTGGCAAAGCTAACTTTCACCGACTGGCACAGTTCCAAAAGGTACTGGAACTCCATATTGGACTCTGAACTTGTTGAAGCTGCATATCATAAACTAAAATATCATAAGAAATGGGATTCACTTAGTCTTTACACTCCGTTTATTCCTAATATATAAAGTACCTAAAGGTAAGGTAAACCACAAAGAAAAGTTTATATCAAAATCAACTATACTTATGTTCACCTCTATTCGCCTCTATAAGACCTTGTATACTTGTATGAAGAGACTTTTATGAGGAACTGAGTATTAGTAGTCAGACGAAATTGCTTTAACATAATTTGTACAAAAAATTATGACGCCTCTGATAGTTTCAACAACTAGAAGCAGCTTTATTAAGCTTGAAGCTAAGGGAAGCTTCTAGTTTTAAGTCCTGAAGTATGCAAATTGTATGCAAACAAAAAAAGCCACTCAACGATTTTACTCGTAAGTGGCTGATTTTTAAGTGGTCGCGAAGGGAGTCGAACCCCTAACCTTCTGATTCGTAGTCAGATGCTCTATCCAGTTGAGCTACGTGACCCTGTTATTATGATGCAAAGTAAAGGCCTTTTTCCGTTATACGCAAGGGCTGCCTAAAAATTTTCACCATTTTTAGCCGCTGCTTTGCGCAGGGCGCGCTTTAAAGCCCTGTCGAACAGGAAGTAAAGCCCCCCGATAGAAATGATAATCAGCGCAATTAAAAGGATCTGGCCACCGCGCCCGCTGTCGGGGTTTTGGATCACCTGCACCACGTCGGCCGCCTGGGAGCCCACCCAGTAGAAGAAAAGCGTGCGCGGCAACATGCCGAGCATGCTGGCCAGGATAAACTTGCGCCGGTTTATCTGCAGCAGCGAGAGCACGAAGTTCATCAGGGCGAAGGGCAGCACCGGCGAAATGCGTGTGAGGACGATGAGGCTCCAGCTTTCGCCGCGCAACTCCTGCATCAGGGCGCGCGCCTTGTCGAAGCGGTTCAGAAAACTCATCATTTTGCCCTGGTCTATGATTTGGGCGAGGCTGTAGCCGATGAGGGCGGCAATGCCGTAGGAGATCACGATGCCCGGAAAGGCAACCCAGCCCAGGTAAAAGCCGCTCACCAGCGCCACGAAAGTGGTGGGCGTCAGGGCAAAGGCCATCGTTACCGATATCACCGCAAAGTATAGCAGCATCTCCCACACCGAAAGGTCCTGCAGCAGCCCCTCGTAATTGTAAAGCACCACCGCGATGGTGGAGCTCACCACCACCGGCACGACCACCAGCAGCAGCATCGAGATAAAAGTAGAGGCATTTTCACGTATAAAACTTCGCAGCAGCGGTATCTTCATGTAGTGCGTATGTTGGGTGTTGTCTGTTGATAGACGAAAGACAAAGGACAAAAGATTTTAGCGGCTTTAAAAGCACGGCGCGTAATCTGCGGAAAGCATGCCTGGAGCGCCTCTTATACTTTGGCCGGATTTTTTAACTTGCAACAATCGCTTCGCCCGCTGCTAAGTAAGCTAAGTCAAAAAGCTAAGTCAAAACGAAGTCAACAGGCGATCAACCACTAATCAA
Above is a window of Pontibacter akesuensis DNA encoding:
- a CDS encoding TVP38/TMEM64 family protein, producing MKIPLLRSFIRENASTFISMLLLVVVPVVVSSTIAVVLYNYEGLLQDLSVWEMLLYFAVISVTMAFALTPTTFVALVSGFYLGWVAFPGIVISYGIAALIGYSLAQIIDQGKMMSFLNRFDKARALMQELRGESWSLIVLTRISPVLPFALMNFVLSLLQINRRKFILASMLGMLPRTLFFYWVGSQAADVVQVIQNPDSGRGGQILLIALIIISIGGLYFLFDRALKRALRKAAAKNGENF